A segment of the Candidatus Zymogenus saltonus genome:
GGTCTATAATGCGATGCTGAAAGAGGGGGTAATAGTCAGGCCTATGGCCGGCTACGGCCTTGCTAATTACATAAGGATCACACTGGGGATCCCGGAGGAGAATGAGCGTTTTGTGGCGGCTTTAAAGAAGATTTTGGAGAGGGGGCTGTAAAGATGATTTTGATTTTAAAACCGGGCTATACGGAAGAGGAACTTGAGCACCTGCTGGAGAGGATCGAGGAGGCGGGCCTGACGCCGCACATATCCAAGGGTAAAGAGAGGACGATTGTGGGCGCGATAGGGGAGGAGCGAATCCTCCAGGCGCTCCCTATAGAATCGCTTCCGGGGGTCGAAAGGGCCGTCCCGATCCTTAAGCCGTATAAGGTGGTGAGTCGGGATTTCAAGAAGGAGGATTCTGTAGTCATGATAGGGGATGTCCCGATCGGGGGGGCGAAGATACAGGTAATAGCGGGGCCGTGCGCGGTGGAAGGCCTCGATATGTTAAGGGATATAGCAAGGAAAACCAAGGGGTCGGGATCGACGGTGCTCAGGGGCGGAGCGTACAAACCCAGGACGTCCCCCTATTCGTTTCAGGGTCTCGGGGAAGAGGGGCTCAAATACCTCGCCGAGGTGAGGGAAGAGGTCGGCCTTCCGGTGGTGACGGAGCTTATGAATATCAGATACTCCGACCTCGTCAATAAATATGCTGACGCCATTCAGGTAGGAGCGAGGAACATGCAGAACTTCGATCTCCTAAAGGAAATCGGCAAGATGAAGAAGCCGGTCATCCTGAAGAGGGGGCTTTCGGCCACGATCATGGAGCTCCTCATGAGCGCCGAGTACATCGCCTCCGAGGGAAATACCGATATTATCTTGTGTGAGAGGGGGATCAGGACCTTCGAAACGGAGACGAGAAACACCCTCGATATCAACGCCGTCCCCGTCCTGAAGATGCTTACACATCTCCCCGTGGTCGTCGACCCAAGCCACGCCACCGGCCGATGGGAGCTGGTGACGCCGATCGGGCTTGCGGGAATTGCGGCCGGGGCGGACGGGCTA
Coding sequences within it:
- the aroF gene encoding 3-deoxy-7-phosphoheptulonate synthase translates to MILILKPGYTEEELEHLLERIEEAGLTPHISKGKERTIVGAIGEERILQALPIESLPGVERAVPILKPYKVVSRDFKKEDSVVMIGDVPIGGAKIQVIAGPCAVEGLDMLRDIARKTKGSGSTVLRGGAYKPRTSPYSFQGLGEEGLKYLAEVREEVGLPVVTELMNIRYSDLVNKYADAIQVGARNMQNFDLLKEIGKMKKPVILKRGLSATIMELLMSAEYIASEGNTDIILCERGIRTFETETRNTLDINAVPVLKMLTHLPVVVDPSHATGRWELVTPIGLAGIAAGADGLLVEVHTNPEKAVSDGNQSLKPDRFQELMEKAKRVAEAVGRVM